In Chloroflexota bacterium, the genomic stretch CCGCGCGCTGCAGAACGTCTCCCTGGAGATCCGCCCGCGCGAGCTGGTCTCGCTGATCGGGCCGTCGGGCTGCGGCAAGAGCACCCTGCTGCGGCTGATCGGCGATCTCCTGACGCCAACCGGCGGCACGTTGACCGTCAACGGCAAGACGCCCCGACAGGCCCGCCTCGACCGTGACTACGGCATCGTCTTCCAGCAGCCGGTCCTCTACGACTGGCGGACCGTCGAGGCGAACGTGCAGCTCCCGCTGGAGGTGATGAAGGCGCCCAGGGAGGAGCGGCAGCGCCGTAGCCGCGAGCTGCTCGAGTTGGTCGGCCTGCACGAGTTCGCCAGCCGCTATCCGTGGGAGCTGTCTGGCGGCATGCAGCAGCGGGTGAGCATCGCGCGGGCGCTCTCGATTCGGCCATCGGTGCTGCTGATGGACGAGCCGTTTGGGGCGCTCGACGAGATGACCCGCGAGCGGCTGAACCACGAGCTGCTGAACGTCTGGGCCGAGACCGGCACCACGCTGGTCTTCGTCACGCACAGCATCGCCGAGGCGGTCTTCCTGTCGGATCGGATCGTGGTGATGTCGCCGCGCCCGGGCCGCGTCGAGACGGTGATCGAGGTCGATCTGCCGCGCCCGCGCACCGCCGAGACGCGCGAGGACCGCCACTTCTTCGAGCTGATCGCGGAGGTGCGCCACAACCTCCGCGAAGTCGACCGGCACGAAGGCTGATGCTGTCCCGTCGGGTCTGGCTGGCTGTTGGCGGGTGGCTGCCGATCTTGCTGACGGCGGCGGTGCTGTTCACGCTCTGGGAGCTGCTGGCCGCCTGGTACTTCAACGCCAACGTCACGCCTGAGTTCCAGGTCGGCGCGATCACCGGCGCCGATCCCGCGGTCCCGGCCGAGATGCGGGTCGTCCAGACGCGGCTGCCCTTCCCGAGCCTCGTGCTGCTGACGCTGTTCGACCCGGCCAACGCCTCACAGCTGTGGGGGGCCGGGCTGGTCACCCTCAGGAGCGCCATGCTCGGGTTTGCCATCGGCGGGGCGGTCGGCTTCGGGCTGGCGCTGCTGATGGATCAGGCCCGAGCCGTCGAGCGGAGCCTGCTGCCCTACGCGATCGCCTCACAGATGATCCCGGCCATCGCCCTCGGCCCGATCTTCTACAGCGTCCTGCGCGACGAGAATCTCGCCCGCGCGCTGATCGCCGCCTACGTGACGTTCTTCCCGGTCACCGTCAACACGCTGCGCGGCCTGCGCAGCGTCGATCCGAACGCCCTCGCTTTGATGGCCTCGGTGGCCGCCAGCCGCCGCCAGGTCTACACCATGCTGCGGATCCCGGCCGCGCTGCCGTACCTGTTCCAGGCGCTGAAGATCGCGGCGACGGCCAGCGTGATCGGGGCGATCGTAGTGGAGCTGATGGGCGCGCAGCAGGGCATCGGCGTGACGATCTTGCGGACGCAGTATTACGGGCCGGCCAACGCCTACAAGCTCTGGGGGGCCATCGTCGTGGCGTCGCTGCTGGGGCTGCTGCTCTTCCAGGCCGTGGCGCTGGTCGAGCGGCTGGTGCTCCGCTGGC encodes the following:
- a CDS encoding ABC transporter ATP-binding protein — encoded protein: MMFGEHGSGDEVRALQNVSLEIRPRELVSLIGPSGCGKSTLLRLIGDLLTPTGGTLTVNGKTPRQARLDRDYGIVFQQPVLYDWRTVEANVQLPLEVMKAPREERQRRSRELLELVGLHEFASRYPWELSGGMQQRVSIARALSIRPSVLLMDEPFGALDEMTRERLNHELLNVWAETGTTLVFVTHSIAEAVFLSDRIVVMSPRPGRVETVIEVDLPRPRTAETREDRHFFELIAEVRHNLREVDRHEG
- a CDS encoding ABC transporter permease, translated to MLSRRVWLAVGGWLPILLTAAVLFTLWELLAAWYFNANVTPEFQVGAITGADPAVPAEMRVVQTRLPFPSLVLLTLFDPANASQLWGAGLVTLRSAMLGFAIGGAVGFGLALLMDQARAVERSLLPYAIASQMIPAIALGPIFYSVLRDENLARALIAAYVTFFPVTVNTLRGLRSVDPNALALMASVAASRRQVYTMLRIPAALPYLFQALKIAATASVIGAIVVELMGAQQGIGVTILRTQYYGPANAYKLWGAIVVASLLGLLLFQAVALVERLVLRWQPEFRRGGA